GATCCCACTTAATAATACATATTGTGGAGAAAAATCTAGCATCTGGGCAACATAGATTACCAAAAAACCTTTTGCACCGTCAAATAGTAAAGTAACCACTGCTTCTTTCTTTCCCATGGTCCTTAAAACATTAGTTGCTCCAGCATTGCCGCTTCCTTGATTTATTATATCAATATTTTTTGTCTTGGCCATAATATATCCTCCAGGGACAGAACCCAAAAGATAGGCTATTAAAAAGAATATCACATGAAATATATTAATCTCCACTATCATCTCCCCCCTCACCTTAAATTAAAATTCCCATTTTATTAGCCTCTTCGCTCTCTTTCTTTTTCTTTTATATGTATTGGAGTTCCTTCAAAATCAAAATTTTCTCTAATCCTTCCCATTAAGTATTTTCTGTAAGAATTTTTAAACAGTTCTTTATCATTAATAAATAATAAAAAAGTAGGAGGCTTAACTTTTGTTTGAGTAGCATAATAAATTCTTAACCTTCTTCCTTTGAAAGATGGTGGCGGATACATTAAAACACTCTGATGAATAATATTATTTATATCAGGAGTTGATACTCTTTTACTATGATTTTCAGCTGTAACTTTGATTACATCTAATAATTTTTGTAGGTTTTTCCCTGTAACAGCAGACACAAACAAAATTGGTGCAAAATCTACAAATGATAATTCAAATTTAAGTTGTTCTAAAAATCTATCGCCTGTCTTTGTATCTTTGTCAATTAAATCCCACTTATTAACTAAAATAATAAGTCCTCTTCCCCTATCAGTTATCAAGTGAGCTATTTTTTTATCCTGTTCTGTGACCCCCTGGGTAGCATCAATTACCAAAAGGGAAACATCACTTCTTTCTAAAGCTTTAATACTTCTAAGAACACTAAATTTTTCTATGCCCTGTTTGACTCTACTTTTTTTTCTGAGCCCTGCGGTATCAATAAAAATAAATTCTTCTTCCTCAATTTTTATCCTGGTGTCTATAGCATCTCTGGTGGTGCCCGGTTCATCGCTTACTATAATTCTATTTTCATTTAAAATTTTATTTACTAGAGAAGATTTGCCTACATTTGGCTTCCCTAACAAAGAAATAGTTACCACGTCTTCATATTCTTCTTCTCGTTCTTCAAGCAGTGGAAATTTATTTATTATCTCATCAAGCAAATCCCCAACATTAGTACCGTGGATAGCAGAGACTGGAATCATGTCCGAAAATCCTAAAGAATAAAATTCAAAATAATTTGCTTTATTAATATTTTCGCTTTTATTTGCAGCCATAATCACAGGTTTATTCGTCCCTCGCAGCATATTAGCTATTTCTTTATCATGTTCTGTAAGTCCAGTCATACTATCTAATGCCAAAATAATTATATCTGCTTCTTCTATTGCAAGCTCTGCCTGCGCTCTAACCTGGCTTATAATACTGTTATCGGTTTTTTCAATTATCCCACCTGTATCAATTAGCACAAATTCTTTCCCCGACCACTCTACCTCACCATAAATTCTATCCCTAGTAACACCAGGGGTGTCTTCAACAACTGCTATTGAACTTCCAACCAATCTATTAAATAGGGCTGATTTCCCAACATTTGGACGTCCAATCAAGGCTACTATTGGTTTCAGAAAAATCACTCCTTGTCCATCTTAATATATCAAATCACTCAAGTTTTTAACAAATTCTTCTCCATGTACCGGAACTTTTATAACATTAGTTCTTAAAGAACTTTCTATATCTTCTATGGTTACATCATCAAGAAAAACATTTCCCTCATCCTTTAACATAACTTCTGGTACAAACAAATACTTACCAATATTTTTACCCTGAAGCTGGTTGATTATATCTCTTCCGGCTATAAGACCGCTAACTGTAACATTCTCCCCAAAATAATTATTAACAATACCATAAACATTAATATTCACATCTAAGTAATTATCTGTAATATAATTTACCATTTTGCTTAAATAAGGTTTTGAAGATACCCCTGTAACTAAACTTCCAATCGTAGGCGTACCCAAATATGACTTTTTAGTATTATCTATATCAATTTTATCCAATGCACCATAAACCTCATTTTCGAACTTTCTAATAAGACCAACTCCATTTTCAAGTTGTGAAAAATATTCGTATTCCTCAACAGATGGAAGTTCTTCGCCAGCTAATATATAAAATTCATCAGCCAAAAAAGCAAACCTTGTATTAATATTTATCTTACTTTTTTCTTGAAAGCTGTGAACCTGATCGATTAGTTCTTTAGCCTTATCTTTATCAACTGGATTAATACGATAGAGTTTCTCCCTATGGGCTGTTAATCCTACAGGAACAATTGCAACATTTTTAAATTCTGGCCATAATTTATACAGGTCATTTAAAGTTTTAGAAAGCTCATTACCATCATTAATACCAGGGCATAAAACTATCTGCCCATACATTTCAATACCTGATTCTTTTAATAAGTTCAACTGCTCATATATTAGACCAGCATTTTTATTGTTCATCATTTCTTTTCTTAATTCACTATTTGTACTGTGAACAGAGATATATAAAGGCGAAATCTTATATTCAATTATCCTATTTGTCTCTTCTTTATCTAAATTAGTTAAAGTAATATAATTACCTGATAATAAACTTAACCTATAGTCATCATCTTTAAAATATAAAGATTCTCTTAAGCCCGGCGGCATTTGATCAACAAAACAAAAGATACACTTGTTTTTGCACTTTTTTAGTTCTGACATGATAGGGAGTTCGAATTCAACTCCCAAATATTCATAAAAGTCTTTTTCTATTTCAATTAACCAATTTTCATTATTTTCCTTCTTTTTGACTAGAAGTTCTAAGTAATCATCATTTACATGATAATAATAATCAAGTATATCACTTAAGTAGTTATCATTTATTTTAATGATTTTGTCCCCTGGCACAAGACCTATTTCATCTGCAATACCTGTGGGATAGACTTTCTTTACTGTGTGTTCTTTCATAATTTCACTTCCTCACTTATTTTTAAACACTATAACATGTGAATACACTTATGCAGTTAGAATCAATTGTAATTAATATCACTTTTTTGATTATCCTACAAAGGTTTGTAATCGTCAAGATTTTGTCTTAGTTAGATTTTCTTTTACTTGATCTACAAAATTAACAATTTTATAAAAATTTGACCTACTCCCATATATAACCAGAGGACGTCCTAAGCTTATTAACCCCAAATGTCTGCTCAAAAAACCACCTATTCTAATACTAAATGTTACTAGGCCTAATGTATTAATAAAATAAATTTCCTCGGTTTGTAAGTTATAAATTTTCAAGATATCTTTCAAAGCTTTTTTTACTATAGAAGCACATTTTTTCATACCACAGGAATATATTTCATTTCCTAATTCGTCCATGCCAACAAAATGAATTTTACCATAATCCTTTGGAGAAACATCATCAAAATATTTTAATTCATTTATTTCTTTATTATCTGGTAATTTTTCTTTATTAAGTTTGCCAACATGTATAGAAGCAGCCAGAATTGAAGTGTGAGTTCCTCCGTAACAGTGATATATTATTTTCATTTGATATATCCTTTCTAGCTTGTACACCGGCTAATTATAGATACTAATGCTTAACTATAACATAGATTCCATTCCCTATATAATGAACTAC
The Natranaerofaba carboxydovora genome window above contains:
- the der gene encoding ribosome biogenesis GTPase Der → MIFLKPIVALIGRPNVGKSALFNRLVGSSIAVVEDTPGVTRDRIYGEVEWSGKEFVLIDTGGIIEKTDNSIISQVRAQAELAIEEADIIILALDSMTGLTEHDKEIANMLRGTNKPVIMAANKSENINKANYFEFYSLGFSDMIPVSAIHGTNVGDLLDEIINKFPLLEEREEEYEDVVTISLLGKPNVGKSSLVNKILNENRIIVSDEPGTTRDAIDTRIKIEEEEFIFIDTAGLRKKSRVKQGIEKFSVLRSIKALERSDVSLLVIDATQGVTEQDKKIAHLITDRGRGLIILVNKWDLIDKDTKTGDRFLEQLKFELSFVDFAPILFVSAVTGKNLQKLLDVIKVTAENHSKRVSTPDINNIIHQSVLMYPPPSFKGRRLRIYYATQTKVKPPTFLLFINDKELFKNSYRKYLMGRIRENFDFEGTPIHIKEKERERRG
- a CDS encoding DUF512 domain-containing protein, translated to MKEHTVKKVYPTGIADEIGLVPGDKIIKINDNYLSDILDYYYHVNDDYLELLVKKKENNENWLIEIEKDFYEYLGVEFELPIMSELKKCKNKCIFCFVDQMPPGLRESLYFKDDDYRLSLLSGNYITLTNLDKEETNRIIEYKISPLYISVHSTNSELRKEMMNNKNAGLIYEQLNLLKESGIEMYGQIVLCPGINDGNELSKTLNDLYKLWPEFKNVAIVPVGLTAHREKLYRINPVDKDKAKELIDQVHSFQEKSKININTRFAFLADEFYILAGEELPSVEEYEYFSQLENGVGLIRKFENEVYGALDKIDIDNTKKSYLGTPTIGSLVTGVSSKPYLSKMVNYITDNYLDVNINVYGIVNNYFGENVTVSGLIAGRDIINQLQGKNIGKYLFVPEVMLKDEGNVFLDDVTIEDIESSLRTNVIKVPVHGEEFVKNLSDLIY
- a CDS encoding DUF3189 family protein; the protein is MKIIYHCYGGTHTSILAASIHVGKLNKEKLPDNKEINELKYFDDVSPKDYGKIHFVGMDELGNEIYSCGMKKCASIVKKALKDILKIYNLQTEEIYFINTLGLVTFSIRIGGFLSRHLGLISLGRPLVIYGSRSNFYKIVNFVDQVKENLTKTKS